In Methylocystis echinoides, one genomic interval encodes:
- a CDS encoding thiamine phosphate synthase, protein MSEDGPRLALATPPLAEARDFLPALDSALSAGDVASLLIRFAADDPRRNEEIARALAPPAQEKGVAVLVEGSATVALRAKADGAQIAGGGDALADAVKKLSPKYIVGAAELALRDDAMRAGELGVDYVLFEEDDLAALIERVAWWAELFNTPCVARAATLDAVAPLVEAGADFVLLDDAVWTDSRGPAAAVAQALAAIQQAEAKR, encoded by the coding sequence ATGAGCGAGGACGGACCGCGCCTCGCTCTGGCGACCCCGCCGCTCGCCGAGGCGCGCGACTTTCTGCCGGCGCTCGACAGCGCGCTGTCGGCCGGCGACGTCGCCTCTCTGCTCATCCGCTTCGCGGCCGACGATCCGCGCCGCAATGAGGAGATCGCGCGCGCTCTTGCCCCGCCGGCGCAGGAAAAGGGCGTCGCCGTTCTGGTCGAGGGATCGGCGACCGTGGCGCTGCGCGCCAAGGCGGACGGCGCGCAGATTGCGGGCGGCGGCGACGCGCTCGCGGACGCGGTCAAGAAGCTCTCGCCCAAATATATCGTCGGCGCCGCCGAACTGGCGCTGCGCGACGACGCGATGCGCGCCGGCGAACTCGGCGTCGATTACGTGCTTTTCGAGGAGGACGACCTCGCGGCGCTCATCGAGCGCGTCGCCTGGTGGGCCGAGCTTTTCAACACGCCCTGCGTCGCCCGCGCCGCCACGCTCGACGCGGTCGCGCCGCTCGTCGAGGCAGGCGCCGATTTCGTGCTGCTGGACGACGCCGTCTGGACCGACAGCCGCGGCCCGGCCGCCGCCGTCGCGCAGGCGCTGGCCGCAATCCAACAGGCGGAGGCGAAGCGATGA
- a CDS encoding tetratricopeptide repeat protein: protein MTESVKTSGAALALIAALLLTPAAAKEGEPQPPAPASPARDLAFGAYQRGDYKAAMTEAKKRVDANPKDAAALTLIGRLYLEGSGVKRDMKQAMDWFRRGADAGDAEAAYLYGVATLEGIDVPKDRARAHLYLEKAGVHDHAAALHLLGEMALENDGKDPDFAQATNFFKRASAAGSADADYALGVLYKTGKGVEKNDQEAAAWFKRAADVGLSPAMVEYAILQFNGTGVTRDKVAAVDLLRKAALKGNAVAQNRLAHLYAEGIGVDVDLAQGKEWRDRAKASGLNDPSLDFLSNAPAPQTPAAPKAPPAAPAATK from the coding sequence ATGACGGAGAGCGTGAAGACGAGCGGCGCGGCGCTGGCGCTGATCGCCGCCCTTCTGCTTACCCCCGCGGCCGCGAAGGAAGGCGAACCCCAGCCGCCCGCGCCAGCCAGTCCGGCGCGCGATCTCGCTTTCGGCGCCTATCAGCGCGGCGACTACAAGGCCGCGATGACCGAGGCGAAGAAGCGCGTCGACGCCAATCCGAAGGACGCCGCGGCGCTGACCCTGATCGGCCGGCTCTATCTCGAGGGCTCGGGCGTCAAGCGCGACATGAAACAGGCAATGGACTGGTTCCGGCGCGGCGCCGACGCGGGCGACGCCGAGGCCGCCTATCTCTATGGCGTCGCCACGCTCGAGGGCATCGACGTTCCAAAGGACCGCGCCCGCGCCCACCTCTATCTCGAAAAGGCCGGCGTCCACGACCATGCGGCGGCGCTGCATCTCCTGGGCGAGATGGCGCTCGAAAACGACGGCAAGGACCCCGACTTCGCGCAGGCGACGAACTTCTTCAAGAGGGCCTCCGCCGCCGGCAGCGCCGACGCCGATTATGCCCTGGGCGTGCTCTACAAGACCGGCAAGGGCGTCGAAAAGAACGACCAGGAGGCGGCGGCCTGGTTCAAGCGCGCCGCCGACGTCGGCCTCTCCCCGGCGATGGTCGAATACGCCATCCTGCAGTTCAACGGGACGGGCGTGACGCGCGACAAGGTCGCCGCGGTCGATCTGTTGCGCAAGGCGGCGCTGAAGGGCAACGCCGTGGCGCAGAACCGGCTGGCGCATCTTTACGCCGAGGGAATCGGCGTCGACGTCGACCTCGCGCAGGGGAAGGAGTGGCGCGACCGGGCGAAAGCGTCGGGCCTGAACGACCCCTCGCTCGATTTCCTCTCCAACGCCCCCGCTCCCCAAACGCCGGCGGCCCCCAAGGCTCCGCCCGCGGCGCCCGCCGCGACGAAATGA
- a CDS encoding alpha/beta hydrolase produces the protein MAAFLRRFVKPRLELLIRRAQVAERFAAQFFAQQSAPFAPEIPGEWIEAGRSAAATLVYLHGGGFLLGSPRAFHYVSKGFARAGFDVFAPAYRLAPDHVFPAALDDVFRAYQALLAARPGPLVLVGDSAGGGLALSLMLKARDAGLPLPKAAALFSPWTDLAATGASTRENEDKDALFTRRLIQLGARAALGRTSARNPLASPLYADLSGLPPLLVHAGADEALRDDSTRLVARARAAGVEAALELWPDVPHGWQLMGVIPEGKESRDKAIAFLKARLASDQTAMAD, from the coding sequence ATGGCGGCCTTTCTGCGCCGTTTCGTCAAGCCGCGCCTGGAGCTTCTCATCCGCCGCGCTCAGGTCGCGGAGCGCTTCGCCGCGCAGTTTTTTGCGCAGCAATCGGCGCCCTTCGCTCCAGAAATTCCGGGCGAGTGGATCGAAGCCGGCAGGAGCGCCGCCGCGACGCTCGTCTATCTTCACGGCGGCGGCTTTCTCCTCGGCTCGCCGCGCGCCTTCCATTATGTGTCCAAGGGCTTCGCGCGGGCGGGCTTCGACGTTTTCGCGCCGGCCTACCGGCTGGCCCCCGACCATGTCTTCCCGGCGGCGCTCGACGACGTTTTCCGCGCCTATCAGGCGCTTCTCGCCGCACGGCCGGGCCCGCTCGTTCTGGTCGGCGATTCAGCCGGCGGCGGCCTCGCGCTCTCGCTGATGCTGAAGGCGCGCGACGCGGGATTGCCGTTGCCAAAAGCCGCGGCGCTGTTCTCGCCCTGGACCGACCTTGCCGCGACCGGCGCCTCGACCCGGGAGAACGAGGACAAGGACGCCCTTTTCACGCGGCGCCTGATCCAGCTCGGCGCGCGCGCGGCGCTGGGGCGCACGAGCGCCAGAAATCCGCTGGCCTCTCCGCTCTACGCCGATCTTTCTGGCCTGCCGCCCCTGCTCGTCCATGCGGGGGCCGACGAGGCGCTGCGCGACGATTCCACGCGGCTCGTCGCCCGCGCCCGCGCCGCGGGGGTCGAGGCGGCGCTCGAGCTGTGGCCCGACGTGCCGCATGGCTGGCAGCTCATGGGCGTCATCCCGGAGGGGAAAGAATCGCGCGACAAGGCGATCGCCTTCTTGAAGGCGCGGCTCGCCTCCGATCAGACCGCGATGGCCGACTGA
- a CDS encoding SH3 domain-containing protein, translating into MRHLDSITLTGPCAAFGLILLIFAASARAQEPQKGPVSNLPIPRYVSLKSDRVNVREGPSKEHPTVWIYQRAGLPVEITAEFETWRKIRDSEGSEGWVLHSLLSGRRTALVAPWKKEPQTLFATNHTTPVAKLAPNVIGSLRGCDGAWCRLAGKDFDGYMQQENLWGVYPGEKVE; encoded by the coding sequence ATGCGGCATCTCGACAGCATAACATTGACTGGCCCCTGCGCGGCGTTCGGGCTCATTTTGCTCATATTTGCGGCTTCGGCGCGGGCGCAGGAGCCGCAAAAGGGGCCCGTGAGCAATCTGCCCATCCCGCGTTACGTCAGCCTCAAATCCGACCGCGTCAACGTGCGCGAGGGACCGAGCAAGGAGCACCCCACGGTCTGGATCTATCAGCGCGCCGGCCTGCCCGTTGAGATCACCGCCGAATTCGAGACCTGGCGCAAGATTCGGGACTCGGAAGGCTCCGAGGGCTGGGTGCTGCACTCGCTGCTTTCGGGCCGCCGAACCGCTCTGGTCGCGCCCTGGAAGAAAGAGCCGCAGACGCTTTTCGCCACCAACCATACGACGCCGGTCGCCAAGCTCGCCCCCAACGTGATCGGCTCCTTGCGCGGCTGCGACGGCGCATGGTGCCGTCTGGCCGGCAAGGACTTCGACGGCTACATGCAGCAGGAAAATCTCTGGGGGGTGTATCCCGGCGAGAAGGTGGAGTAG
- a CDS encoding D-glycerate dehydrogenase, translating into MPKKKPLVVVTRRLPEVIETRMCELFDTRLNESDKPLTHDELAEAMRTAEVLVPTITDRIDSSLIAQAGEQMKLIANFGNGVDNIDVASALGRSITVTNTPGVLTEDTADMTMALILSVARRLVEGARAIPEGSWSGWSPTWMLGHRITGKRLGIVGMGRIGQALARRAKAFGLSIHYHNRRRAAAEIEEQLEATYWESLDQMLARVDIVSIHCPHTPATYHLLSARRLKHLRPHAILVNTARGEIVDENALVRMLEANEMAGAGLDVFEHEPAVSPKLLKLAQAGKVTLLPHMGSATIEGRVDMGEKVIINIKTFMDGHRPPDRVLPSML; encoded by the coding sequence ATGCCTAAGAAAAAGCCGCTCGTTGTGGTGACGCGCCGACTGCCCGAGGTGATCGAGACCCGCATGTGCGAGCTGTTCGACACGCGGCTCAACGAGAGCGACAAGCCCCTCACCCATGACGAACTCGCCGAGGCGATGCGCACCGCCGAAGTGCTGGTGCCGACGATCACCGACCGGATCGATTCGAGCCTGATCGCCCAGGCCGGCGAGCAGATGAAGCTCATCGCCAATTTCGGCAATGGCGTCGACAATATCGACGTCGCTTCGGCTCTCGGCCGCTCCATCACCGTGACCAATACGCCGGGCGTCCTGACCGAGGACACGGCCGACATGACCATGGCGCTGATTCTCTCGGTCGCCCGTCGCCTGGTCGAGGGCGCGCGCGCCATTCCGGAGGGCTCGTGGTCCGGCTGGTCGCCGACCTGGATGCTCGGCCATCGGATCACGGGCAAGCGGCTGGGCATCGTCGGCATGGGCCGGATCGGCCAGGCGCTGGCGCGCCGCGCCAAGGCTTTCGGCCTGTCGATCCACTACCACAACCGCCGCCGCGCCGCAGCCGAGATCGAGGAGCAGCTCGAGGCGACCTATTGGGAGTCGCTCGACCAGATGCTGGCGCGCGTCGACATCGTTTCGATCCATTGCCCGCACACCCCCGCCACCTATCACCTGCTGTCGGCGCGTCGCCTGAAGCATCTGCGGCCGCATGCAATTCTCGTGAACACGGCGCGCGGCGAGATCGTCGACGAAAACGCGCTGGTGCGTATGCTCGAGGCCAATGAAATGGCCGGCGCGGGGCTCGACGTCTTCGAACATGAGCCGGCCGTCTCGCCCAAGCTCCTCAAGCTCGCCCAGGCCGGCAAGGTCACGCTGCTGCCGCACATGGGCTCGGCGACCATCGAAGGCCGCGTCGACATGGGCGAGAAGGTCATCATCAACATCAAGACCTTCATGGACGGGCATCGTCCGCCCGACCGCGTGCTACCCAGCATGTTGTGA